In one window of Henckelia pumila isolate YLH828 chromosome 1, ASM3356847v2, whole genome shotgun sequence DNA:
- the LOC140874866 gene encoding homocysteine S-methyltransferase 2-like, with translation MGLIKTSNNHSSFMENFLDQCGGYAVIDGGLATELERHGADLRDPLWSAKCLISSPHLIRRVHLDYLEAGANIIISASYQATLQGFEAKGLSKEEGEALLERSVKIACEARDIYNERATKGSWDVSEDGTTPNRRPILVAASVGSYGAYLADGSEYSGIYGDDVSLETLKDFHRRRVQVLANSGADIIAFETIPNKLEANAFAELLEEAINIPAWFSFTCNDGINVVSGDFVQDCASIAESCDQVVGVGINCTPPRYIHGLIQSIRKVTTKPILVYPNSGETYDADTKEWVPSNGVGDVDFVSYVVKWRDAGASLIGGCCRTTPNTIRAISKALSNRTNSVSAVLL, from the exons ATGGGACTGATCAAGACATCGAACAACCATTCCTCCTTCATGGAAAATTTCCTGGACCAGTGCGGCGGCTACGCCGTCATAGACGGCGGACTCGCGACGGAGCTGGAGAGACACGGCGCCGATCTGCGTGATCCCCTGTGGAGCGCCAAGTGCCTTATCAGTTCACCTCACCTCATCAGAAGG GTTCACTTGGATTATCTTGAAGCTGGCGCGAATATCATTATATCTGCTTCATATCAG GCTACTCTCCAAGGCTTTGAAGCTAAAGGACTTTCCAAAGAAGAAGGCGAAGCATTACTCGAGAGAAGTGTAAAAATAGCGTGCGAGGCTCGGGATATATATAATGAAAGGGCCACCAAAGGTTCGTGGGATGTTTCCGAAGATGGGACGACACCGAATCGTCGTCCCATTTTAGTTGCCGCATCCGTTGGGAGCTACGGGGCTTATCTTGCCGATGGTTCGGAGTATAG CGGGATTTATGGAGATGATGTGAGTCTTGAAACTCTGAAAGATTTTCACCGAAGAAGGGTCCAGGTTTTGGCCAACTCCGGGGCGGATATTATAGCATTCGAGACCATTCCGAATAAGCTCGAAGCCAAT GCATTTGCTGAGCTTCTTGAGGAGGCCATAAACATACCTGCATGGTTTTCCTTCACTTGTAACGACGGAATCAACGTTGTCAGTGGCGATTTCGTCCAAGATTGTGCGTCGATAGCTGAATCTTGTGATCAAGTAGTTGGAGTCGGAATCAATTGCACGCCACCAAGATACATTCATGGACTAATCCAGTCGATTCGAAAG GTGACTACGAAACCGATTCTTGTATATCCGAACAGCGGGGAGACCTACGACGCTGACACAAAAGAATGGGTG CCATCGAATGGCGTAGGAGACGTAGATTTTGTGTCATATGTTGTGAAATGGCGTGATGCTGGGGCGTCTCTCATCGGAGGTTGCTGCAGGACAACCCCGAACACCATCAGAGCGATTTCTAAGGCACTTTCAAACAGAACAAACTCTGTTTCTGCTGTGCTACTATAA